Proteins co-encoded in one Opisthocomus hoazin isolate bOpiHoa1 chromosome 9, bOpiHoa1.hap1, whole genome shotgun sequence genomic window:
- the LOC104339173 gene encoding LOW QUALITY PROTEIN: uncharacterized protein LOC104339173 (The sequence of the model RefSeq protein was modified relative to this genomic sequence to represent the inferred CDS: inserted 1 base in 1 codon): MPAGAGAGPGLPGXGCALAGERRGGGGPGGSSRGRAMHKPMEKSQNFRIEALLAEEPARSSPPPALSPAASPGPAGRSDTPSPRGPPTAAPLAPAGFVPKPGLLHLPGSGLGALPALYPPAVYPLPALGGQHPAFAYTGIPHLPPPGAEHLKAAVAGSFPLEHWIRAGMLVPRLSDFHAAPQSGLMGKCRRPRTAFTSQQLLELENQFKLNKYLSRPKRFEVATALMLTETQVKIWFQNRRMKWKRSRKAKEQGAQAEAEKQRGLSKACEKLLPSEPRGQAAESPEFMGHSPDSGFLHRSTTELGYGPDSSCSGGEEEEEEEEEEDETDATERKIGSVL; the protein is encoded by the exons ATGCCCGCCGGTGCTGGGgctggcccggggctgcccg cgggctgtgccctggcaggggagcggcggggtggcggggggcccggcggctCCTCTCGGGGCCGGGCCATGCACAAGCCCATGGAGAAATCCCAAAACTTCCGCATCGAGGCACTCCTGGCCGAAGAGCCGGCGCGGAGCTCTCCCCCCCCGGCGTTGAGCCCCGCggcgagccccggccccgccgggcgctcCGACACCCCCTCGCCGCGGGGACCCCCGACCGCAGCGCCCCTTGCCCCGGCCGGCTTCGTCCCCAAGCCCGGCTTGCTGCACCTCCCCGGCTCCGGGCTCGGTGCCCTGCCGGCCCTCTACCCCCCCGCCGTGTACCCGctcccggccctggggggccagCACCCCGCTTTCGCCTACACCGGCATCCCCCACCTGCCGCCGCCCGGCGCGGAGCACCTGAAGGCGGCCGTGGCCGGCTCCTTCCCGCTGGAGCACTGGATCCGAGCCGGGATGCTGGTGCCGAGGCTCTCCGACTTCCACG CCGCCCCGCAGTCTGGCTTGATGGGGAAGTGCCGTCGGCCCCGCACAGCCTtcaccagccagcagctcctggagcTCGAAAACCAGTTCAAGCTCAACAAGTACCTGTCCAGACCCAAGCGCTTTGAGGTGGCCACAGCACTGATGCTCACCGAGACGCAG GTGAagatctggttccagaaccgCCGCATGAAGTGGAAGCGGAGCCGTAAAGCCAAGGAGCAGGGGGCTCAGGCAGAGGCCGAAAAGCAACGAGGGCTCAGCAAAGCCTGCGAGAAGCTGCTGCCCAGCGAGCCCCGAGGACAAGCTGCTGAAAGCCCCGAGTTCATGGGGCACAGCCCCGATTCGGGCTTCCTGCACCGCAGCACCACTGAGCTGGGCTATGGCCCGGACTCCTCCTGCTCAgggggtgaggaggaagaagaagaagaagaggaggaggatgagactGATGCCACGGAGAGGAAGATCGGCTCAGTGTTGTGA